The DNA segment AAAAATCCTAGGTCTTCCAGATCTCAAAGTCTCGGCGTTCACTGTCCGCGTCCCGACACTTAATTCACATGCTGAAACGGTGTGGGTCACACTTAAAAAACCCGTGTCAAAGCGCGAGGAAATCGAATCCACGCTCGATTCTGGAAGCGGAATTGAGGTCTTTAAATTTAACGACGGAATGGACTACCCCACTCAAGCCTTCGCGTCGGGCCAAGATCCGGTTTACGTCGGCCGCGTCCACAAAGATCCGACCGATCAGACGACTTGGATGATGTGGGTCGTGTCAGACAACTTGCGTAAAGGCGCAGCTCTCAACGGCATTCAGATCGCAGAAAAAGTTTACGGGCTTTAAGCCGCATTCTTTGGTTGCTGTGCCGCACAGTGTTTGCTGTGATGGGGGTATGAAAATACAGCACCAGTTTATAAGCATCTTGAGCGTATTTACGCTGGTTCTCAGTCTTCATGCACCTGATGCCGACGCTGCGGTGACCGTGTCAGCGGTCGAACGCGCCTCCGTCGTCGAAGGCTCTGGAACCGCGACCATCACCGTTTATGGCGGAGTCGCCGGCGATACAAACCGCTGTAACTCGGTTGCTAGCGATTCACTTTGCGACAACTGCCGCCTCTTGAACTCCGAAACCGTGCCCAATGCCGATGCCGATCAATACCTTCAGGCTTGTAACAATCGCCGCGTCCATCCCGATCTTCAGTTGATCGTTTCACTCTCGAGCGACGCTATCGATGGTCGGGTGACGATCACTAACACGGATGGCAACACGGCGCTTGCTCCAGTTTCCGCACCGCTGAATCTGACAAAAGGAACGACCGGACAACTTATTCTTCGCTGGGGCGATCTCTGTTCGCGAGTCATTTCGCTAGACACCAACAGCGGAGGCGAAGGCGCCACACAGTGCGCGCCCGGCAATGGCCACGCCTCGGCAAGTCTGCGAATTGGGATTTCTTCAGATGGAGATGATCTGTTAAACGCCGCGACTGACGAGTATCGAACAATGACTGTCATCGTCCGAGGCACCTCTGGCGTATCACTTGCCACCGACTGCGACGACGTCGCGACAGACTCGCGCATCTGCTATTTCGAAATGGGGCCTGGCGACGAAAAAGCTGTCGTGCGAACCCTCCAAAAACCTGACGGCAATTCCTTCCCGACAGGCACCAATACTACCTTTAAATTTTTGCGGTTTTTATTTGATGCCCAGGGATTTAACTTCGTCCATTTAGGTTCTAGCTATGTCGATCTTCCCGTTGAGGCGGCTGACACAACGACGTTCAACGTCAGTCCACGGCGAATCGAAGGTCTCGTCAACGATGTGCCCTACTATTTTAAAGTCGCAGCTATCGATGCAGCTGGAAACGTAGGTCTCTATAACGGAAAAGACACTGACACAGACTGCCAGTATTCAGTCAATCCTGCTGACACCACTTGCCGAGTCGTCACACCGAGCGAGGTCGTTGGGGTTTTGGATAAAACTAACTGCTTCATTGCGACCGCTGCCTATGGAACTCCCTTCGCTGACGAGCTCAATATTTTGCGCGATTTTCGAGATCAAGTATTGATGACAACTTCCGCTGGTCGCGCACTGGTACGCGGTTACTACGCGGCGAGCCCCGCATTGGCAGAATTTATTTTGAAAAACGATACGCTTCGCGATCTTACGCGAAAAGCATTGGTCCCCTTTGTTTGGTTTGCAGGAATCAGCCTTTCCATTGGGGCAAGTGCCATGCTTTGGTTTTTAATTTCGATTGCGATCGCAATGACCGCCGTTATTCATATCCTTGCAACTCGCCCCCGAAAAACCAGCTCCGCTAAACGGGAGCGGCGCACTGACACCCGTGATCGTTCTGGCTGGCTTCCGATCGTCGCTGCGCTCATGGTGGGTGCAACAAACATTCAGCCGACTATCGCTCAGGTCGAAGCACTCGAAGACACAAGCTCGACACCCATCGAGGCGCTGGAAGACGATACACCGCCGCCTCCTGAATATCCGTACCCAGGATCGACAGCTCCGATGCTCTCGTCTGAAGAAGAGCCCACGGCCGAACCAGTTCGTCCGTCAACACGACAGAAAAAGCCTCGTACCTCAGCGAACGGCAGCAAGTTCAGCGATACGCCGACTCCGACCAAGTCCAATGGTTGGGGCGAGAAGCCTAAGCAGATCAATGAGGATGGCGATTATATTTACGATAGGCTCAGCGACGCTCCGGCGAAGCAGTACGGTAAGCCAAACGAAATTAAATTCTCCGGCACTCCGGGCCGGGAGGCGCCGAGCACCATCACTCAAGATGGCGAATTCCTGTACCCTGTCGCCGTTTCTGAATTCACAGGCGCAGGCGGATTGCGCTTTGGCTTGATGGCCCCACCAAACATCATCAATGCAAGTAACGGACTCTCATTCAAAGATATTTACGGTGGCGCAGAAATTCCGGCTTTGCTGTTCGAGTACGAGTATCCCCTTACCCAGGCGATCGGGCGCATTGGAATCAAGGGAGAAACCGGGTTCATTGCGACCTCTGCAAAAGGTCGATTCAAAAATCCCGCGCGCGCAGGTGAGGTTCCGGAAGAGCGATTTACATTCCTCATGGTACCCCTACAAGCGACGGTCATTTACCGATTTCAGTTCGCCGACAACCAATGGGTCGTTCCCTTTGTCGAAGGTGGCGGTGGATATTACGGCATCGTAGAATTGCGAGACGACAGCAAGGCCCCGAAATTTGGCGGTTCGCCTGTGGCGGTGGCGGCGGGTGGAGTCAATATTTTGCTCGATTGGCTAGATCGCCAAGCCGTTCGTCAACTCGATGCCGACTATGGAATTAATCATGTGTGGCTAAGTCTTCAGTATCGCCAGATCGTCGGCCTCAAGGAGGATCTCAAAGTGTCCTCGAGTCTTATCACAGCCGGCTTCACTTTTGACTTTTAGGAGCCTCTGCGACGGCATCGCCGGACTTTATGTACGACTCGTAATCGATTCCGGTTCCAACGTTCACAACTCTTTCTAACTTCAACATAAGTTCACCCGCATCAGGACCAAATCCCGGAACCCGGTGGTAGCGCTGTAAAACCGAAACATTCAGCTCCGGCGAGTAAAAATGAAGATCGGGCCGTGAACCTGTGATCTCACATTGAACACGAATGACAGGTTTTTTTCCAAATTTGAATTCAAGTTCTTCGACCGGCCCTACCGTGCAGGCAATCCCACCTCGAAACGGCATTCGACTGTATTCAGTGGTTCCAAAACTTTCGAAAGAATTTTTCTTGCCGAGGTGAAGTGGAAAAATCGATGCCGGATCCCCGATCAGGGTGAATAATGCTGACCCGAAGCCGGGTGCATCCTTAGTTTTCAGGATACTGGCTATGAACCCTGCTGGTCGGTGCCAGATCGTGAACGTCGGCCAGACGACTTCCCCATTTTTTTTCGTTTCCGTGTACTCCCATTTAAGATCTCCATTTTCAAAGGCAACGAGCTTCGTTTGCAGGTAGGCCACCGAGATCCGTCCATCTACCGCAATAATGGTCTTTAAATATTGAAGCTCCAGGCCCAGGCGTGGATTCGGACGAGGAATCGAATTTACGACATCTCCGGCTACAAGAGCGGGCTTGCGTTCATCGGATTTACCTGTGGGCGTTCGCGGATTTTCTTTTTCCTGAATCAACTTCGAAACTCGGGTGACAATATCTAGTATTAGCGGATTCTTGGCACGCCAAACAAGAGCGGTAGCCGATATAAGAAGAAACAGAATCATTAAATAAACCGGTGCAGATGAGGGTTGAGCATTTGCCTGCCGCCCAGCGAGACCCGAAGGGCTCGGTTCTCCGACGGGCCGCGCGCCACGGAGTAATTTTTCGCGGCGCGACTCGACTTCCGAAATCGCCTCCGCAAGAAGTGCGGCCGGGACATTTTGCTCGGTGACAGTCGTCTGTGGCTCCGCGCCTCTATCCCATTTCGTCAAGGCCAGAGACAGCGCTAACGGCCACTCGGGTCTTTCAAGCCGCGACACCTTAAACGTTTCTAACGTTTTTTCTACATCTCCGAGATCTTCGGACTGGAGCGGGCGATAATAGTACTGTGGCAATTTCGAAAATTCTATTTTCCCTATCGCATCAAGAAAGTCTGCCATTCGAGCATACCGCTGTAACGGATCAAAGTGAGTGGCCCGCAACAGAACTTCCTTGAAGCCCACGGGCAAATGCACCTCAGACCGGCGAGAAAGACCAAGATTGTGAACTCGAATATTTTCTAGAATTTGAAGTCGTGACGTCGCCGAAAACGGCGTTGTCTCGGTTAGCATTTCTGTCATTACTAAACCTAAAGAATAGATATCTGTACGTGCATTCGGGGATGTGCCCGAGAGAAGTTCGGGCGCCAAATAATTGAGAGTTCCAATGAGAAGCCCAACTTCTGTCTCGACATCATTTTCCGAATAAAGAGCCTTCGCGATTCCAAAGTCGATAATTTTAGCATTTCCATGGCGGTCGACCAATATGTTAGCCGGCTTGATATCGCGGTGAACAATCCCACGACTGTGAGCAGCCTGAAGCCCAAGTGCAGAGCCACGAATGATATCGACCATTTCTTTATAGTTGATACGACACTGACGAATCAAATTGTGAAGCGACTCGCCTTCCACATGTTCCATCGCGATGTAGACACAGCTGTCATCCTCGCCAAGTGAGTAGATCGCAGTGATGTTAGGATGGTGAACTTGCGCAAGAAGTTTTCCTTCCTGCAGAAATCGAGAGTGCATTGCCGGATCACGGTGAAACTCTTTTCCGATCACTTTGACGGCAACGTTCCGGTTCAAGGTGAGGTCACGACAAAGAAATACCTGCCCCATCCCGCCCGCGCCAATGGGAGACAATACCGTAAAAGCACCAATGCTTTCGCCAGGTTTTTTCAGCCACTTTTCGCCGCTACTCATACACCCCTTCTGTATTTCTTATCGACAAATTTCCGACTTCTCTGAATCGACTTACGTCGTGTAGAAGAGTCGCTGTGAAAAGAACTCCGTCCTCGACTTTCGTCGAATCACTAGAATTTCGCAGATGCGCTGAAGACCGGTATCGCGTGCGTTTACATCTTTCTTATGACGGCACTGACTTTCACGGGTGGCAGCGCCAGACCGACGCCGCTGGAAACACAACCCTAATCACGGGCCAGGGCACGATCGAAGCGGCGGTGGAAAAGTTGTTCGGGGAGAAACTGTCAGTGGTCGGAGCGAGTCGCACAGATGCAGGCGTTCACGCACAGATGCAGGTCGCTCACTTTGACTGCAAAAAAGATCCGACTTTATTTCGCGATTTGCGCTATTCGCTTCAGTGCCTGACGCCGTCATCGTTAGTTGTGAAAGAAGCGTTTTTGGCGCCTTACGACTTTCATTCCATCGCGACTGCAACTGATAAGACTTATCGTTACTCAATTCTGAACCGGCGAGTGCCCAGTGCCCTTCGGCGCCGCACCACTTGGTGGGTTCGCGAACCGTTAAGCTTGGATTTTCTTAACGAAGCGAGCCAGTATCTAGTCGGAACTCACGATTTTAAAAGCTTTCAAACTAGCGGAACCTTTGTCGAATCAACGGTTCGCACACTGACCAAGCTGGCTTGGCAAAAGGTAATCCCGTCGGAGTCAAAATTGAGCCCGCATGGCGCTAACAAGGCCTCGCTTTCAGATGCCCAATTCGCGGACACTTTGTTGTTCGAAATTCAGGGCGAAGGTTTTTTAAAACAAATGGTGAGAAATATTGTGGGTACTTTGGTAGACCTCCAGACGAATGGAAAGGCGCCAGCTGACATTAAAGCGGTGCTCGAGGCAAAAGACCGGCGAAAAGCCGGCAACACTGCCCCGCCTCAGGGCCTATTCTTATCCTCCATCCGATATCCTCATGAACTTGACAATCGTTGCCGTCCTCTTTAAACCCATGAGTTCTTTGCGGAAGGTTTAATCAATGGCTTTAATCAATTTGTCTTCAGGCGGCACGTACAACGCCCCAAAAGCTGGTTCAGAAAACGAAGTTCCACGTCAGTGGTTCATTGTCGACGCGGCTGGAAAAAGCATCGGTCGTATTTCGACTGAAATCGCGCGAGTGATCCGCGGTAAACACAAACCACAATTCACACCCAATCAAGACACTGGCGACTTCGTCGTTGTCGTGAACGCTGAAAAGGTTCAGATGTCTGGTGTGAAGCTCGATGTGAAACGGTACTACCGTCACTCGCGCTTCTTCGGTTCTTTGAAGTCTCTCTCGGCTCGAGAGATGCTTGATAAAGATCCGGCATTCGTTATTGAAGACGCAGTGAAGGGTATGCTTCCAAAGAACAAACTGTCCAGGCAGTTGCTCTTGAAGCTCAAGGCCTACAAAGGCCCAAATCACCCACACTCAGCTCAAAAACCTCAGGCACTTGAAATCAAGTAAGGCATAGGTAAGGAAACGCATGGCTGCAGCTAAAGAGAAAAAAGGTACGAAGTTTTACTACGCAACTGGCCGCCGCAAGACGAGCGCAGCACGTGTCTTCTTGAAGTCGGGTTCTGGCAAAGTTGTGATCAACGGCCGAACTGCTGAAGGTTATCTTTCGAAGGCGACTTCGCGAATGATGATCCTCCAGCCACTTAACATGACCTCGAACGGAACGGCGTTTGACGCCTATATCACCGTTTCTGGTGGTGGCGAAACGGGCCAAGCTGGTGCGATCCGACACGGAATCTCACGCGCTCTTGTGGCGTTCGACGAAACACTTCGTCCAACCCTCAAAAAAGCCGGCTTCCTGACTCGTGACCCACGTATGGTTGAACGTAAGAAGTACGGTCAAGCTGGTGCACGCGCCCGCTTCCAATACTCGAAGCGTTAATCAGCCGAGGTTCAATTGGTTGGTTGGCCGATTTCAGGTCGACCAACTCACAAAAAAAGCCGCTCTCTCGAGCGGCTTTTTTATGTCTATGGGCAAAAACAACTGGCGCTTGGTCCTACCGAAGGACCGTTGCAACTTCTTTTACGTCGACTGTCGACTGAAGAACGATGTCGCAGAAGTCATCACCACATTCCTGGCGAGCTTTCGCCTCATCGGCAAACAACTTCTTTGCGTCGATCGTTATCGTCACGTCATACATCTGATCGCGGTATTCGACGAATACGACCTCAAAAACTTGATTGCTGATCTTGCGAGCTGATTTAAACTGATAAGCCTGATCAGTAATCTTGAATGTCGCGCCTATATTTCCCCATTCTGCCAAACTCGCCAGCGTAAGGTAAACTGTATAGCGTGGCGAAACATCGGTGCTCATTCCCAGGTCAAGAACGACAACTGATGCCTTCAAGTGGGACGACCCTGGAACTTGTTGATCAACCATTCGAATGACTTGATCAACAGAATCTGGCGCAACTGTTTCTGATGTTGACGATACCGCAGCCGCATT comes from the Deltaproteobacteria bacterium genome and includes:
- a CDS encoding serine/threonine protein kinase codes for the protein MSSGEKWLKKPGESIGAFTVLSPIGAGGMGQVFLCRDLTLNRNVAVKVIGKEFHRDPAMHSRFLQEGKLLAQVHHPNITAIYSLGEDDSCVYIAMEHVEGESLHNLIRQCRINYKEMVDIIRGSALGLQAAHSRGIVHRDIKPANILVDRHGNAKIIDFGIAKALYSENDVETEVGLLIGTLNYLAPELLSGTSPNARTDIYSLGLVMTEMLTETTPFSATSRLQILENIRVHNLGLSRRSEVHLPVGFKEVLLRATHFDPLQRYARMADFLDAIGKIEFSKLPQYYYRPLQSEDLGDVEKTLETFKVSRLERPEWPLALSLALTKWDRGAEPQTTVTEQNVPAALLAEAISEVESRREKLLRGARPVGEPSPSGLAGRQANAQPSSAPVYLMILFLLISATALVWRAKNPLILDIVTRVSKLIQEKENPRTPTGKSDERKPALVAGDVVNSIPRPNPRLGLELQYLKTIIAVDGRISVAYLQTKLVAFENGDLKWEYTETKKNGEVVWPTFTIWHRPAGFIASILKTKDAPGFGSALFTLIGDPASIFPLHLGKKNSFESFGTTEYSRMPFRGGIACTVGPVEELEFKFGKKPVIRVQCEITGSRPDLHFYSPELNVSVLQRYHRVPGFGPDAGELMLKLERVVNVGTGIDYESYIKSGDAVAEAPKSQK
- the truA gene encoding tRNA pseudouridine(38-40) synthase TruA — protein: MKRTPSSTFVESLEFRRCAEDRYRVRLHLSYDGTDFHGWQRQTDAAGNTTLITGQGTIEAAVEKLFGEKLSVVGASRTDAGVHAQMQVAHFDCKKDPTLFRDLRYSLQCLTPSSLVVKEAFLAPYDFHSIATATDKTYRYSILNRRVPSALRRRTTWWVREPLSLDFLNEASQYLVGTHDFKSFQTSGTFVESTVRTLTKLAWQKVIPSESKLSPHGANKASLSDAQFADTLLFEIQGEGFLKQMVRNIVGTLVDLQTNGKAPADIKAVLEAKDRRKAGNTAPPQGLFLSSIRYPHELDNRCRPL
- the rplM gene encoding 50S ribosomal protein L13: MALINLSSGGTYNAPKAGSENEVPRQWFIVDAAGKSIGRISTEIARVIRGKHKPQFTPNQDTGDFVVVVNAEKVQMSGVKLDVKRYYRHSRFFGSLKSLSAREMLDKDPAFVIEDAVKGMLPKNKLSRQLLLKLKAYKGPNHPHSAQKPQALEIK
- the rpsI gene encoding 30S ribosomal protein S9; translation: MAAAKEKKGTKFYYATGRRKTSAARVFLKSGSGKVVINGRTAEGYLSKATSRMMILQPLNMTSNGTAFDAYITVSGGGETGQAGAIRHGISRALVAFDETLRPTLKKAGFLTRDPRMVERKKYGQAGARARFQYSKR